The Pongo pygmaeus isolate AG05252 chromosome 11, NHGRI_mPonPyg2-v2.0_pri, whole genome shotgun sequence genome includes a region encoding these proteins:
- the LOC129031954 gene encoding small ribosomal subunit protein uS14-like, whose translation MGHQQLYWSHPRKFGRGSRSCRVCSNQHGLIWKYSLKMCSQCFRQYAKDIGFIKLN comes from the coding sequence ATGGGTCACCAACAGCTGTACTGGAGCCACCCGCGAAAATTTGGCCGGGGTTCTCGCTCTTGTCGCGTTTGCTCAAACCAGCACGGTCTGATCTGGAAATACAGCCTCAAGATGTGCAGCCAGTGTTTCCGTCAGTATGCGAAGGATATCGGTTTCATTAAGTTGAACTAA